The following are encoded in a window of Amblyraja radiata isolate CabotCenter1 chromosome 7, sAmbRad1.1.pri, whole genome shotgun sequence genomic DNA:
- the LOC116974952 gene encoding gamma-crystallin S-1-like: MGKINFYEDRNFQGQHYECSTDCADLSSYFSRCNSIRVDSDWWVAYEKPNYMGYQYVLNRGEYPDYQRWMGFNDNIRSCRTYPHYQGGNYRMKIYERPDFGGQTMEFMDDCPSVYDRFRYRDINSCQVTDGSWIFYEQPNYRGRQYFMRPGEYRKYNDWGGYNSSIGSFRRMRDF; encoded by the exons ATGGGAAAG ATCAACTTCTACGAGGACAGGAACTTCCAGGGTCAGCACTATGAGTGCAGCACCGACTGTGCCGACCTGTCCTCTTACTTCAGCCGCTGTAACTCCATCCGTGTGGACAGTGACTGGTGGGTGGCGTACGAGAAACCCAACTACATGGGGTACCAGTATGTCCTGAACAGGGGGGAGTATCCTGACTACCAGCGCTGGATGGGATTCAACGACAACATCAGGTCCTGTCGCACCTACCCACAC TACCAGGGAGGCAACTACAGGATGAAGATTTACGAGAGGCCTGACTTTGGAGGACAGACGATGGAATTCATGGACGACTGTCCCTCCGTCTACGATCGCTTCCGTTACCGTGACATTAACTCCTGCCAAGTGACGGACGGTTCCTGGATCTTCTATGAACAGCCCAACTACAGAGGCCGACAGTACTTCATGAGACCCGGGGAGTACAGGAAATACAATGACTGGGGCGGCTACAACTCCTCCATCGGGTCTTTCAGGCGCATGAGGGACTTCTAG